The Dermacentor albipictus isolate Rhodes 1998 colony chromosome 2, USDA_Dalb.pri_finalv2, whole genome shotgun sequence genome has a segment encoding these proteins:
- the LOC135920430 gene encoding high-affinity choline transporter 1-like isoform X3, with amino-acid sequence MAVYLTALVAVIFYYIAVMCVGVWSGRKLHKNDGQRASTHESSRSHALHGRFVQKLFLADGRLSVFLGVFSMTATWVGGGYLNGTAEAVYTGGIVHCYAPIGYAFSLMLGGCLFAKKMRKANAITMLDPFQQHYGRWMGLLLCLPAVCGEVFWTAAMLAALGQTAGVIMEVNSAIFVVASASIILFYTALGGYYSVSYTDVFQISSTAAFLWICVPFAAKSHATNALRPPHNNWIGEVSLKDVVRLMDGFLVTALGGIPWQVYFQRVLGSESHYAARMFSYLAAIGCLFLALPPAILGAMAKTASQTLYLLYFTAVGYPGPAILRDRDSLRVLPFSIRYLTTPAVSVLGMIGILAAVMSSVDSSMLSASAMVTWNVYHALIRPKASESEVALTLRLTVCVIGASATYLALSVQSVFDLWVLCSDVVYVLLFPQLVCVFYLKGTNAYGSVGAFVFGASSRWLIGEVSIGLAGYDSIRGHQIPFRLACMVLSMSTLILVSVITAVAFENRWLSLRYDVFHCFSDTRPTTEESVQSSERHRVDGTLSHTLRDRVGSVALAGSDEEIKLALDRRPEQRGKYSETDTNRKPEQSTKRDHTDKASFRKLSEAKGSTESARTSERTHASTRSTFNSARKSSVGNPRQK; translated from the exons ATGGCGGTCTACCTGACCGCCCTGGTCGCCGTGATATTCTACTACATCGCTGTTATGTGCGTCGGCGTGTGGTCGGGCCGCAAGCTGCACAAGAACGATGGTCAGCGAGCGAGCACCCACGAGTCCAGCCGCTCGCACGCGTTGCACGGACGCTTCGTGCAGAAACTGTTCCTGGCCGACGGGAGGCTGTCGGTCTTCCTCGGGGTATTCTCCATGACGG CGACCTGGGTCGGTGGTGGCTACCTCAACGGAACGGCCGAGGCTGTCTACACTGGCGGTATCGTGCACTGCTATGCTCCAATCGGGTACGCCTTCAGCCTCATGCTCG GTGGCTGTCTGTTCGCGAAGAAGATGCGAAAGGCTAACGCCATCACCATGCTGGACCCTTTCCAACAGCACTACGGCCGTTGGATGGGCCTGTTACTCTGCCTGCCAGCCGTGTGTGGCGAAGTATTCTGGACAGCCGCGATGCTGGCGGCGTTAG GTCAAACGGCCGGCGTCATCATGGAGGTGAACTCTGCTATATTCGTCGTCGCCTCGGCGTCGATCATCTTGTTCTACACTGCGCTGGGTGGCTACTACTCGGTCTCGTACACCGACGTCTTCCAGATAAGCAGCACAGCCGCGTTCCTG TGGATATGCGTGCCTTTCGCGGCAAAGAGCCACGCCACCAACGCCCTACGGCCTCCTCATAACAATTGGATCGGTGAAGTCTCGTTGAAAGACGTTGTGAGGCTCATGGATGGTTTTCTGGTGACCGCCCTGGGAGGCATACCATGGCAG GTCTACTTCCAACGAGTCCTTGGCAGCGAGAGTCACTATGCTGCCAGGATGTTTTCGTACCTAGCTGCCATAGGATGCCTGTTCCTGGCCCTGCCACCAGCGATCCTCGGAGCCATGGCCAAGACCGCAAGTCAGACGCTCTACTTACTAT ACTTCACGGCGGTCGGCTACCCGGGACCGGCCATCCTGCGCGACCGAGACAGCTTGCGAGTGCTGCCTTTCTCGATCCGCTACCTGACGACGCCCGCGGTCTCCGTGCTGGGCATGATCGGCATCCTGGCGGCGGTCATGTCGTCCGTCGACTCGTCCATGCTCAGCGCCTCCGCTATGGTCACCTGGAACGTCTACCACGCGCTCATACGGCCGAAG GCCTCCGAGAGCGAAGTGGCGCTGACGCTCCGCCTCACGGTGTGCGTGATCGGCGCCTCGGCCACCTACCTGGCGCTGTCGGTGCAGTCGGTGTTCGACCTGTGGGTCCTCTGCTCGGACGTGGTGTACGTGCTGCTCTTCCCACAGCTCGTGTGCGTGTTCTACCTCAAGGGCACCAACGCCTACGGCTCCGTCGGCG CTTTCGTCTTCGGGGCGTCTTCCCGGTGGCTGATCGGAGAGGTGTCCATCGGCTTGGCCGGGTACGACAGCATCCGCGGCCACCAGATCCCCTTCCGGCTGGCCTGCATGGTTCTCAGCATGTCCACCTTGATACTGGTCTCCGTGATCACCGCCGTGGCCTTCGAAAACCGCTGGCTGTCGCTCCGCTACGACGTGTTCCATTGCTTCAGCGACACGCGGCCAACCACCGAGGAGTCCGTGCAGTCCAGCGAGAGACACCGTGTCGACGGCACTTTGAGCCACACACTCCGTGACAGAGTCGGCTCCGTCGCCCTGGCG GGGAGCGATGAAGAAATCAAGCTCGCTTTGGACAGAAGACCCGAGCAACGCGGGAAATACAGCGAGACTGACACAAACCGCAAGCCCGAGCAGAGTACCAAGCGCGACCACACGGACAAGGCGTCCTTTCGGAAGCTGAGCGAGGCCAAGGGAAGCACCGAGAGTGCTCGCACTAGCGAGCGCACTCACGCTTCTACTCGCAGCACCTTCAACTCAGCCAGGAAGAGCAGCGTGGGCAACCCGCGGCAGAAGTAG
- the LOC135920430 gene encoding high-affinity choline transporter 1-like isoform X2, producing the protein MAVYLTALVAVIFYYIAVMCVGVWSGRKLHKNDGQRASTHESSRSHALHGRFVQKLFLADGRLSVFLGVFSMTATWVGGGYLNGTAEAVYTGGIVHCYAPIGYAFSLMLGGCLFAKKMRKANAITMLDPFQQHYGRWMGLLLCLPAVCGEVFWTAAMLAALGQTAGVIMEVNSAIFVVASASIILFYTALGGYYSVSYTDVFQISSTAAFLWICVPFAAKSHATNALRPPHNNWIGEVSLKDVVRLMDGFLVTALGGIPWQVYFQRVLGSESHYAARMFSYLAAIGCLFLALPPAILGAMAKTANFTAVGYPGPAILRDRDSLRVLPFSIRYLTTPAVSVLGMIGILAAVMSSVDSSMLSASAMVTWNVYHALIRPKASESEVALTLRLTVCVIGASATYLALSVQSVFDLWVLCSDVVYVLLFPQLVCVFYLKGTNAYGSVGAFVFGASSRWLIGEVSIGLAGYDSIRGHQIPFRLACMVLSMSTLILVSVITAVAFENRWLSLRYDVFHCFSDTRPTTEESVQSSERHRVDGTLSHTLRDRVGSVALAVRGISGGKRSRDASGSDEEIKLALDRRPEQRGKYSETDTNRKPEQSTKRDHTDKASFRKLSEAKGSTESARTSERTHASTRSTFNSARKSSVGNPRQK; encoded by the exons ATGGCGGTCTACCTGACCGCCCTGGTCGCCGTGATATTCTACTACATCGCTGTTATGTGCGTCGGCGTGTGGTCGGGCCGCAAGCTGCACAAGAACGATGGTCAGCGAGCGAGCACCCACGAGTCCAGCCGCTCGCACGCGTTGCACGGACGCTTCGTGCAGAAACTGTTCCTGGCCGACGGGAGGCTGTCGGTCTTCCTCGGGGTATTCTCCATGACGG CGACCTGGGTCGGTGGTGGCTACCTCAACGGAACGGCCGAGGCTGTCTACACTGGCGGTATCGTGCACTGCTATGCTCCAATCGGGTACGCCTTCAGCCTCATGCTCG GTGGCTGTCTGTTCGCGAAGAAGATGCGAAAGGCTAACGCCATCACCATGCTGGACCCTTTCCAACAGCACTACGGCCGTTGGATGGGCCTGTTACTCTGCCTGCCAGCCGTGTGTGGCGAAGTATTCTGGACAGCCGCGATGCTGGCGGCGTTAG GTCAAACGGCCGGCGTCATCATGGAGGTGAACTCTGCTATATTCGTCGTCGCCTCGGCGTCGATCATCTTGTTCTACACTGCGCTGGGTGGCTACTACTCGGTCTCGTACACCGACGTCTTCCAGATAAGCAGCACAGCCGCGTTCCTG TGGATATGCGTGCCTTTCGCGGCAAAGAGCCACGCCACCAACGCCCTACGGCCTCCTCATAACAATTGGATCGGTGAAGTCTCGTTGAAAGACGTTGTGAGGCTCATGGATGGTTTTCTGGTGACCGCCCTGGGAGGCATACCATGGCAG GTCTACTTCCAACGAGTCCTTGGCAGCGAGAGTCACTATGCTGCCAGGATGTTTTCGTACCTAGCTGCCATAGGATGCCTGTTCCTGGCCCTGCCACCAGCGATCCTCGGAGCCATGGCCAAGACCGCAA ACTTCACGGCGGTCGGCTACCCGGGACCGGCCATCCTGCGCGACCGAGACAGCTTGCGAGTGCTGCCTTTCTCGATCCGCTACCTGACGACGCCCGCGGTCTCCGTGCTGGGCATGATCGGCATCCTGGCGGCGGTCATGTCGTCCGTCGACTCGTCCATGCTCAGCGCCTCCGCTATGGTCACCTGGAACGTCTACCACGCGCTCATACGGCCGAAG GCCTCCGAGAGCGAAGTGGCGCTGACGCTCCGCCTCACGGTGTGCGTGATCGGCGCCTCGGCCACCTACCTGGCGCTGTCGGTGCAGTCGGTGTTCGACCTGTGGGTCCTCTGCTCGGACGTGGTGTACGTGCTGCTCTTCCCACAGCTCGTGTGCGTGTTCTACCTCAAGGGCACCAACGCCTACGGCTCCGTCGGCG CTTTCGTCTTCGGGGCGTCTTCCCGGTGGCTGATCGGAGAGGTGTCCATCGGCTTGGCCGGGTACGACAGCATCCGCGGCCACCAGATCCCCTTCCGGCTGGCCTGCATGGTTCTCAGCATGTCCACCTTGATACTGGTCTCCGTGATCACCGCCGTGGCCTTCGAAAACCGCTGGCTGTCGCTCCGCTACGACGTGTTCCATTGCTTCAGCGACACGCGGCCAACCACCGAGGAGTCCGTGCAGTCCAGCGAGAGACACCGTGTCGACGGCACTTTGAGCCACACACTCCGTGACAGAGTCGGCTCCGTCGCCCTGGCGGTAAGGGGCATATCTGGCGGTAAAAGGAGCCGCGACGCTTCT GGGAGCGATGAAGAAATCAAGCTCGCTTTGGACAGAAGACCCGAGCAACGCGGGAAATACAGCGAGACTGACACAAACCGCAAGCCCGAGCAGAGTACCAAGCGCGACCACACGGACAAGGCGTCCTTTCGGAAGCTGAGCGAGGCCAAGGGAAGCACCGAGAGTGCTCGCACTAGCGAGCGCACTCACGCTTCTACTCGCAGCACCTTCAACTCAGCCAGGAAGAGCAGCGTGGGCAACCCGCGGCAGAAGTAG
- the LOC135920430 gene encoding high-affinity choline transporter 1-like isoform X1 gives MAVYLTALVAVIFYYIAVMCVGVWSGRKLHKNDGQRASTHESSRSHALHGRFVQKLFLADGRLSVFLGVFSMTATWVGGGYLNGTAEAVYTGGIVHCYAPIGYAFSLMLGGCLFAKKMRKANAITMLDPFQQHYGRWMGLLLCLPAVCGEVFWTAAMLAALGQTAGVIMEVNSAIFVVASASIILFYTALGGYYSVSYTDVFQISSTAAFLWICVPFAAKSHATNALRPPHNNWIGEVSLKDVVRLMDGFLVTALGGIPWQVYFQRVLGSESHYAARMFSYLAAIGCLFLALPPAILGAMAKTASQTLYLLYFTAVGYPGPAILRDRDSLRVLPFSIRYLTTPAVSVLGMIGILAAVMSSVDSSMLSASAMVTWNVYHALIRPKASESEVALTLRLTVCVIGASATYLALSVQSVFDLWVLCSDVVYVLLFPQLVCVFYLKGTNAYGSVGAFVFGASSRWLIGEVSIGLAGYDSIRGHQIPFRLACMVLSMSTLILVSVITAVAFENRWLSLRYDVFHCFSDTRPTTEESVQSSERHRVDGTLSHTLRDRVGSVALAVRGISGGKRSRDASGSDEEIKLALDRRPEQRGKYSETDTNRKPEQSTKRDHTDKASFRKLSEAKGSTESARTSERTHASTRSTFNSARKSSVGNPRQK, from the exons ATGGCGGTCTACCTGACCGCCCTGGTCGCCGTGATATTCTACTACATCGCTGTTATGTGCGTCGGCGTGTGGTCGGGCCGCAAGCTGCACAAGAACGATGGTCAGCGAGCGAGCACCCACGAGTCCAGCCGCTCGCACGCGTTGCACGGACGCTTCGTGCAGAAACTGTTCCTGGCCGACGGGAGGCTGTCGGTCTTCCTCGGGGTATTCTCCATGACGG CGACCTGGGTCGGTGGTGGCTACCTCAACGGAACGGCCGAGGCTGTCTACACTGGCGGTATCGTGCACTGCTATGCTCCAATCGGGTACGCCTTCAGCCTCATGCTCG GTGGCTGTCTGTTCGCGAAGAAGATGCGAAAGGCTAACGCCATCACCATGCTGGACCCTTTCCAACAGCACTACGGCCGTTGGATGGGCCTGTTACTCTGCCTGCCAGCCGTGTGTGGCGAAGTATTCTGGACAGCCGCGATGCTGGCGGCGTTAG GTCAAACGGCCGGCGTCATCATGGAGGTGAACTCTGCTATATTCGTCGTCGCCTCGGCGTCGATCATCTTGTTCTACACTGCGCTGGGTGGCTACTACTCGGTCTCGTACACCGACGTCTTCCAGATAAGCAGCACAGCCGCGTTCCTG TGGATATGCGTGCCTTTCGCGGCAAAGAGCCACGCCACCAACGCCCTACGGCCTCCTCATAACAATTGGATCGGTGAAGTCTCGTTGAAAGACGTTGTGAGGCTCATGGATGGTTTTCTGGTGACCGCCCTGGGAGGCATACCATGGCAG GTCTACTTCCAACGAGTCCTTGGCAGCGAGAGTCACTATGCTGCCAGGATGTTTTCGTACCTAGCTGCCATAGGATGCCTGTTCCTGGCCCTGCCACCAGCGATCCTCGGAGCCATGGCCAAGACCGCAAGTCAGACGCTCTACTTACTAT ACTTCACGGCGGTCGGCTACCCGGGACCGGCCATCCTGCGCGACCGAGACAGCTTGCGAGTGCTGCCTTTCTCGATCCGCTACCTGACGACGCCCGCGGTCTCCGTGCTGGGCATGATCGGCATCCTGGCGGCGGTCATGTCGTCCGTCGACTCGTCCATGCTCAGCGCCTCCGCTATGGTCACCTGGAACGTCTACCACGCGCTCATACGGCCGAAG GCCTCCGAGAGCGAAGTGGCGCTGACGCTCCGCCTCACGGTGTGCGTGATCGGCGCCTCGGCCACCTACCTGGCGCTGTCGGTGCAGTCGGTGTTCGACCTGTGGGTCCTCTGCTCGGACGTGGTGTACGTGCTGCTCTTCCCACAGCTCGTGTGCGTGTTCTACCTCAAGGGCACCAACGCCTACGGCTCCGTCGGCG CTTTCGTCTTCGGGGCGTCTTCCCGGTGGCTGATCGGAGAGGTGTCCATCGGCTTGGCCGGGTACGACAGCATCCGCGGCCACCAGATCCCCTTCCGGCTGGCCTGCATGGTTCTCAGCATGTCCACCTTGATACTGGTCTCCGTGATCACCGCCGTGGCCTTCGAAAACCGCTGGCTGTCGCTCCGCTACGACGTGTTCCATTGCTTCAGCGACACGCGGCCAACCACCGAGGAGTCCGTGCAGTCCAGCGAGAGACACCGTGTCGACGGCACTTTGAGCCACACACTCCGTGACAGAGTCGGCTCCGTCGCCCTGGCGGTAAGGGGCATATCTGGCGGTAAAAGGAGCCGCGACGCTTCT GGGAGCGATGAAGAAATCAAGCTCGCTTTGGACAGAAGACCCGAGCAACGCGGGAAATACAGCGAGACTGACACAAACCGCAAGCCCGAGCAGAGTACCAAGCGCGACCACACGGACAAGGCGTCCTTTCGGAAGCTGAGCGAGGCCAAGGGAAGCACCGAGAGTGCTCGCACTAGCGAGCGCACTCACGCTTCTACTCGCAGCACCTTCAACTCAGCCAGGAAGAGCAGCGTGGGCAACCCGCGGCAGAAGTAG